In Phaseolus vulgaris cultivar G19833 chromosome 10, P. vulgaris v2.0, whole genome shotgun sequence, a single genomic region encodes these proteins:
- the LOC137819006 gene encoding protein NRT1/ PTR FAMILY 5.5-like, which produces MLIWISAYSESYGALYAAILLLAAGKSGQTLLGSFLENKVEEILEARQEIAINDGRTGKQNEHDLIRIILKSTWLLAPLVVGYVVIVFTDFFNQDYNIIFRNSAVLMGGCYLLFLFGSTKYRHEQVCDESNLGKILRICKAACGRRESDYPASENGYYWKGNVRTNLCYVYGKGVRLKPRVPRLFRWLDKAAILVPDVSLDTQERDGKVCSVKEVREVKSLVPMNYLCFSFFAYSLLVATGNTFFVAQAGSMTTTQGYDISKLFLIKVAAEKVSRFICFLIMACLLSMRTTYSTTKTFVVTTSIIRIGFGMVCAVICCFVARKVELHRLFWILNQNKEVKMAALVPQFILLGMTDALVEGGLKKLFHAHVAKSMWSFVDSYIELVNGIGKLLLIPLVLALGGSWLKESINTSHLDRFYLMLAILNAALLLVYAYYSFRYTYKETSPEDAAQPDQEDEENLEDHVEEENQVEVNVEEQKDHFLLLLSSIFE; this is translated from the exons ATGCTAATATGGATATCAGCTTATTCAGAATCATATGGAGCACTCTATGCAGCCATATTGTTACTTGCAGCAGGAAAAAGTGGTCAAACGCTTTTAGGAAGTTTTCTTGAAAATAAGGTGGAAGAAATACTTGAAGCAAGACAAGAAATCGCAATAAACGATGGAAGAACAGGAAAACAAAATGAGCATGACCTCATACGTATAATTCTTAAAAGTACGTGGTTGTTAGCTCCATTGGTTGTTGGATACGTGGTAATAGTATTTACTGACTTTTTCAATCAAGATTACAATATTATCTTCAGAAATTCAGCAGTTCTGATGGGAGGGTGTTATCTTTTGTTCCTCTTTGGTAGTACGAAGTATAGACACGAACAAGTATGTGATGAAAGCAATCTAGGAAAGATCTTGAGAATCTGCAAAGCAGCTTGTGGCAGACGAGAATCAGATTATCCAGCCTCAGAGAATGGTTATTACTGGAAAGGTAATGTGCGGACCAATTTATGTTATGTCTATGGTAAAGGAGTGAGATTAAAGCCACGAGTTCCACGGCTCTTCAGGTGGTTGGACAAAGCAGCTATACTTGTTCCTGATGTGAGTCTGGACACGCAAGAAAGGGATGGGAAGGTTTGCTCGGTAAAGGAGGTGAGGGAAGTGAAGAGCCTTGTTCCTATGAACTACCTGTGCTTTTCCTTCTTTGCTTACAGTTTACTCGTGGCTACTGGGAACACTTTCTTTGTCGCACAAGCAGGCAGCATGACAACTACCCAAGGCTATGATATCTCTAAACTCTTTTTGATCAAAGTTGCCGCAGAAAAAGTGTCGAGATTCATCTGCTTTTTGATCATGGCCTGCTTGCTAAGTATGAGAACCACATATTCTACGACGAAAACATTTGTAGTGACAACTTCGATTATAAGGATTGGTTTTGGAATGGTGTGTGCCGTAATTTGCTGCTTCGTAGCACGGAAGGTGGAGCTTCATAGATTGTTTTGGATATTAAATCAGAACAAAGAAGTGAAAATGGCAGCCCTAGTTCCGCAGTTTATATTGTTGGGAATGACGGACGCACTTGTTGAAGGGGGGttaaagaaattatttcatGCCCACGTAGCAAAATCAATGTGGAGCTTTGTGGATTCGTATATCGAATTGGTGAATGGTATTGGCAAACTCCTCCTTATTCCACTCGTCTTAGCTTTGGGTGGCAGTTGGTTAAAGGAGAGTATCAACACTAGCCATTTAGACAGATTCTATCTCATGTTGGCCATATTGAACGCTGCCCTCCTCCTAGTTTATGCCTACTACTCCTTCAGATACACATACAAGGAGACATCTCCTGAAGATGCTGCTCAACCAGATCAGGAAG atgaagaaaacctTGAAGACCATGTTGAAGAAGAAAACCAGGTTGAAGTAAATGTTGAAGAACAAAAAGATCATTTCCTACTTCTTTTATCAtca